A genome region from Brooklawnia propionicigenes includes the following:
- a CDS encoding pirin family protein encodes MNTVDVMYPRSMPLGTPDRIEVSRVMPQRGLAMIGGWCVLDHFGPDAAPLRMACHPHTCLQTVTWLFDGEIRHRDALGSDELVHPGEVAIMTAGWGTTHTEYSTPGPLHGVQLWTALPNNVRFNQPGFEYFATEPVRMGDHEVAVFVGEFGDSDSPVQVYSPLCAAEIRFTTADPLEVEIPENWEFGVLADSGTVQVDDTEVPAGALGYLAPGRRRLRLQAHANAGEIVRAVVIGGEPLGEDLIVWWAFVGHSHQEIAAWRANWQMAIGAEQDGDNPGNFPLTPRTDNEPELTAPPLPPVRLRPRH; translated from the coding sequence GTGAACACCGTCGATGTGATGTATCCGCGCAGCATGCCGCTGGGAACCCCCGACCGGATTGAAGTGAGCCGGGTGATGCCGCAACGAGGGTTGGCGATGATCGGCGGCTGGTGCGTCCTCGATCATTTCGGGCCGGACGCCGCGCCGCTGCGCATGGCCTGCCATCCGCATACCTGCCTGCAGACGGTGACCTGGCTTTTCGACGGTGAGATCCGTCATCGCGATGCGCTGGGCAGTGATGAACTCGTCCACCCTGGTGAGGTCGCCATCATGACCGCGGGCTGGGGGACCACCCACACCGAGTACTCCACCCCGGGCCCGCTGCACGGCGTCCAGCTGTGGACGGCCCTGCCCAACAACGTCCGATTCAACCAACCCGGCTTCGAGTACTTCGCCACCGAACCCGTGCGGATGGGCGACCACGAGGTCGCCGTCTTCGTCGGCGAGTTCGGGGACTCCGACTCACCCGTTCAGGTCTACTCGCCGCTGTGCGCCGCGGAGATCCGGTTCACCACCGCAGACCCCCTGGAGGTCGAGATCCCCGAGAACTGGGAGTTCGGGGTACTCGCCGACTCCGGCACGGTCCAAGTGGACGACACCGAGGTGCCGGCAGGTGCACTCGGCTATCTCGCACCCGGACGCCGCCGGCTGCGGCTGCAGGCTCACGCGAATGCCGGCGAGATCGTCCGGGCGGTCGTCATCGGCGGCGAGCCGTTGGGTGAAGACCTCATCGTCTGGTGGGCCTTCGTCGGCCACAGTCACCAGGAGATCGCGGCCTGGCGGGCGAACTGGCAGATGGCGATCGGTGCCGAGCAGGACGGCGACAACCCCGGCAACTTCCCACTGACTCCGCGCACCGATAACGAACCGGAACTCACCGCGCCGCCCCTGCCGCCGGTCAGGTTACGTCCGCGTCACTGA